One genomic segment of Helianthus annuus cultivar XRQ/B chromosome 14, HanXRQr2.0-SUNRISE, whole genome shotgun sequence includes these proteins:
- the LOC110903688 gene encoding ubiquitin carboxyl-terminal hydrolase 27, which yields MKIQGDVKLQSLFHSFKHGFRTISHNAHWVTSSGFQISLASSIISVAGLILALKDGRGRRGFNNLLLSWSASSETESSPEKRLPVVSGLQNLGNNCFLNVVLQALASCSCFLNSLQKIVEEFEGSSEGEQIGDMPLAVSLNDLLQELCIVRHEHKVLSPRKVMLAMSHYTPNFNLTSQQDAEEALAHMLSSLREECSEYFPTNHSSLAVATASSNRFITVEKRVIFSELERWTQRYLGPFNGIIGSILTCKSCSFQISLDFQFFNCLYLSPPTYGGGSIMPGCSIEDCLKRFFVAERIENYFCTHCWHATALKYLSLLNKNETDIETLQSCSKQDTCDCKDLPSLGSLPWSNSYSQTFKQLHIARTPKILCLNLQRASMNVFGESIKLRGHLSFPLTLDMSPFQNKGVEIKHSEQKLPFGRLVQQNQQPIRFSDFLRLQTDKFTLDNIYKQPPLEDPGDREIQEEQYIATHQDSEVREGWNLNPNGHHIYNLVSVVEHFGNAGGGHYTVYRRVITEIKNSENDHCHVCWVGVSDSQVYRVSEEDVLGAEATLLFYEKVSESS from the exons ATGAAAATTCAGGGCGACGTGAAGCTTCAATCGTTGTTTCATTCATTCAAACATGGGTTTAGAACCATCTCACACAACGCCCATTGGGTTACTTCATCTGGCTTCCAAATCTCTCTAGCAAGCAGCATCATCAGTGTTGCTGGTTTGATTTTAGCTCTAAAAGATGGCAGAGGAAGAAGGGGTTTTAACAATCTCTTGTTATCTTGGTCTGCATCCTCGGAGACTGAATCTTCACCGGAAAAAAGATTGCCCGTAGTTTCTGGCTTGCAGAATCTTGGCAATAATTGCTTCTTGAATGTAGTCTTGCAG GCTTTGGCTAGTTGTTCTTGTTTTCTGAATTCTCTTCAAAAGATTGTGGAGGAATTTGAAGGTTCATCAGAGGGTGAACAAATTGGGGATATGCCACTTGCAGTATCTTTAAATGATTTGTTGCAAG AACTATGTATTGTTCGGCATGAACACAAAGTATTAAGCCCACGAAAAGTGATGCTTGCAATGTCTCATTATACACCAAACTTCAATCTAACTAGTCAGCAG GATGCAGAAGAAGCGTTAGCTCACATGTTGTCTTCTCTAAGAGAAGAATGCTCAGAATATTTTCCTACAAACCATAGTTCTCTAGCTGTCGCAACTGCGTCGAGTAACCGTTTTATTACTGTAGAGAAAAGGGTTATTTTTAGCGAGCTAGAAAGATGGACGCAAAGATATCTTGGACCGTTTAATGGGATTATTGGCAGCATTTTAACTTGCAAAAGCTGCTCGTTTCAG ATTTCTCTGGATTTTCAGTTCTTCAATTGCTTATACCTTTCACCACCAACATATGGTGGTGGTTCTATC ATGCCTGGATGCTCCATAGAGGATTGCTTGAAGCGGTTTTTTGTTGCAGAGCGGATTGAAAATTACTTTTGCACTCATTGTTGGCATGCCACTGCACTGAAATATTTATCTCTGCTAAATAAAAATGAG ACAGATATTGAAACGCTTCAAAGCTGTAGCAAGCAAGATACATGCGACTGCAAAGATCTACCATCTCTTGGATCATTACCTTGGTCAAACAGTTATTCTCAGACTTTCAAACAATTGCATATTGCACGTACTCCAAAG ATTTTGTGCCTAAACTTACAACGTGCGTCGATGAATGTATTTGGAGAATCAATTAAACTGCGG GGTCATCTCTCTTTTCCTCTGACTTTGGACATGTCACCATTCCAAAACAAAGGAGTTGAAATAAAACATTCCGAGCAGAAGTTGCCATTTGGTAGACTCGTACAACAAAATCAGCAGCCGATTCGTTTTTCTGATTTTCTTAGATTACAAACGGATAAATTTACATTGGATAATATATACAAACAACCACCATTAGAAGATCCCGGTGACAGAGAAATTCAAGAGGAACAATATATCGCTACACATCAAGATAGCGAG GTACGAGAGGGTTGGAACTTGAATCCGAATGGACATCATATCTACAATCTTGTTTCTGTTGTGGAGCACTTTGGAAATGCAGGAGGTGGACATTATACGGTTTATAGAAGAGTAATTACCGAAATAAAGAACTCCGAAAATGACCATTGTCATGTTTGCTGGGTTGGAGTTTCAGATAGCCAAGTTTATCGGGTTTCAGAAGAAGATGTTCTTGGTGCAGAGGCTACTTTACTCTTTTATGAGAAAGTTTCAGAAAGTTCATAA